Below is a window of Salvelinus alpinus chromosome 5, SLU_Salpinus.1, whole genome shotgun sequence DNA.
CATCCTGAACCAGTTGGTCAAAGAGCATTGTCTCCGAGTAGGTGTAATACAACCTACCGTTTAGTAAACGGTGATGAAAGATATGCAGCTTTCTAGTGGTTATATATTTCAACAAACATCTGTTAGAGTCCTGTGCTCTATAGAGACAGCATAAGACTGTAGAGGTTTCATTTGGTAGAGTGTTTATTAAAAAGGGTGTACAAAAACAAGACTGTAGAAACCTACGGCAGCTACAACAAAGACAAAAGCAAACAGAGATACCCATCAACAACCAACATGATGCAGCGTGTCCTCAATGTTCCTTGGACATCCTGGTAGTGAAGGGAACATTGGTTTAACATTGAAGAAACACGGCCGATTAGCCGATATGTGCTGATCAAATGTACTAAGCATTCCTATTTACACTGGATGCATTTTGAAAAACAGTTCACATGCTTAATCACTCCCGCAGGGGCAGCAATTTCTGTAGCTACATATGTGTCTGTTCCGTGAGGCGATCCGTTGTCATTGGCTGCTTGTGGTCAGCCATAGGGAGTAGGATAAAGCTGTCCTGGATGCGGATCTAGGGTCAGTTTTGTATTGTGTCCCTATTGGATGAAATGTGCCTCTGGGCAACTCCAACCGGCAGCATCCAATAACAGGAATGGCATTTCCTGTCTGTCAGGGAGTTTGAATCGGTCTAGCTTTATTCGCTCGGTACAAGAAACACGACAACATGAACGTTTCCATGCAGTGCTGAGGCAGCTCTGTATTGCCCTGGAGAAATCTAAAACACAAACGGCTACACAGGAAGTTAACCGCTCTCTGCACTCACGTCTCTATTGCTTGCGTCTTATTGGGCAAAAGAAGCCCAGCTCCATATCTGTGGAGTACCCTGATTGGATGAGGGGTAGAAAGTGTAGAAGGAGACCAGGATGGAACCCTCGTAAAAAAAACACCCCACCCCAAAAAAAAACAACCAAAGGAGACTTAAGGGATTAAAAACATCTCaaacacacatatatactgtatatgcatttGATCATAATCTGTAACTGGAGCATTGTTAGAAAACACATCAAGAAGGTAACAGCCTTGTTTAAAGTGCATTTTTACCCAGAAATACTGTTGATTAGAAGGGCTATACTGTTAGTGGATGATGGGACTGGTTAGCACTAGGGGTGTGGGTGTGGCATTATTGTGAGGGGTGGGGGGAGGAAGTCCATTGGCCAATGGGAGAATAGATCACAGGCTCAGTTGAAGGGTCAAAGGGGAAGGAGTGAAAGGTGGGGTGGAGTTGTTCTGGGCTGTGAGGAGTAAAGGGTTTCTTTATGAGAGTTGTTTTTAAGACACGGGCCTGTGTTACTCTCAGGTGCTCCTCCCATTTGGCCCCTAGTCAGGTGTGGAAGTCTGGTGTGTTCCTTCAGGGGTATAGACGAGGGCACATAGTTaagatatgggggggggggggggggggctgtacaACAGTCCTGGCTAAAATGAACACCTATTGATTCCTTTCAGCTATCAGTGGTAATGAAGAAAAGGAGAACTGGAGGCCATTTTAGAGCACTGGGACTGACTCTCGCCATGCAGCATGAGGCGGCCTTCCATGAGGGTCAAAGTTCATATCCCCCTCTTCATCCCTCTGCTGTTCAAATAGCTCAACTTAAAATGTCACCGTTCGATCGGATAATTTGCCTAGTCCAGTTGCTCTCACCCATTGGCTGAGTGAGATCAGCAGAAGGAGACAGGGCGGATTGTGGATAGGTTGATCCCAAAGCGGAGAGTTTCTATTGGTGGGTCAAGGTGCTGGTTAACACCCTCCTGTTCAGATGGCCCAATGGCTGACTGGATCAGGGTCCGGTTTTACTCTGAATCCATTGGAGCCTTCAGACAGACAGTTTCAATCGTCCTGTAGGGGGAGAGTAATAGGTTTAGGAAACTGAATAGTGGGGAGTGGTGTCCCTGTGTTAATAACGGCTCACTACAACCCAGCCAGAGCAGCACAGATGGAGGAAAGGAAGAGGTGatgtatccacacacacacacaccaaatccaTATAGACAAGACACATAAACACCCTCACATCATACGATATACAGATCACATAGATAAGAATTGCattcagacagtcagacagaccgTCAGTCACAGACAAAATCACCAACAGCCAGAAGTCAGACAGTCATAGACATGTACGGACAccttcacccacacacacatggatCTGCAGAGACTGAAACAAAGCTTTCAGTCTCTCACATAGACAGAGGGACAAGAGACAAGACCCACACAAACAGTTTCCTGGGGTTAGAGGCGTGGTGTGTTAGATAGGTAGGCATTGACCAGGTGACATGGGTGGGCACTGGGCACCATGCCATGCTGAGCATTTACTTTCCATGCCAAGCGACCAATCAGCATAAACCCCCACCTACCTGCCCACCGTCCCCCACCAATGGGCTGGCTCTGCCTAACAGCCTGTCTGCAAACCAAccaatcagaccagaggatcagGACACAGGAGTGAACGGATTCACACTGACCATTCACACCTAACTTGAGTTCACTTTGATTGTGTATATTTTGTATGGTGGCataaggtggtgtgtgtgtgcatgttagtgTTGTTGTATATTGATGGGTCCCAGGGTTCTTGGTGACAGAGGACATTTCAAGAGAGGCACGTGTACCTGTTGAGACCTGGGACTAAGGGGTGTGTGTATACACATTTACCTGTAGAGAGCTGGGACTAAGGGGTGTGTGTATACACATTTACCTGTAGAGAGCTGGGACTGAGACCTCCGTCGTGTGGTGGGCGTtttggaggaggcagagagggtggAGCCGGCACTGCTGGCCcgagagatggggaggggcaCGGGAGTCACCGGGGGAGAGTCCAGCTGCAGAAAGGGCAAAGTTCAATTATCTCATTCCGCTAAGGATCCTGTCTAACTGGATTACGATTGTTTCTCTGCTTCGGTTTCGCTCTCATCAGACTGAAACTTAAGTCGATCTTAGATCGATTGTCTGGGGCCAAGTCAACCTCCCATTTCATGTAAGAAAGTCATGACTATGACGCTTTTAGGGAAAGAGGATAAGTTACACGTGAGCTTGACCAGTTCCAGTCCTCTTGCTTTGTTGGGTTAGGGCTACTCCCCGGGATAATTTGTATGTAGAAGGACTGAAGCTCAGTTCTGCTGACATTATAATGAAAATAAAATTATGCTGACACCTGACATTACCatgttctgaccactagatggtgtcagaacaatctgagatggtgggtgtcatggcttgctgaaatgaaatGGAAGGACCCTGCTGCAAGCTTGCACTTTCCACTTTCTATACAGGTGTAAACACTTCTCGAACCCAGACGGGATGCATCTATTATGCATTTGAGTGCAGGCTCTGTCTGGCATTAACTCGGGGAGTTTTCATCTGACGAAAGCAGTGTATTTGAATGGTCATCTGTTGAAGTTATCTCCTTAATTAACAGTGCATAACTAATCATAACTAAGTGGTCATCAGGAATGGTCCATAATAGAGACCATTTTTCATCACCTTTCCTGAATGTGTAAAATCTCTGCACCATttagtggtcagaacctggtaatatgAAGATGTAGAATGGGACATAAACCTTAACTTGAattactaatttctctgaacaggggggggggggtgtatcacCAAATTCCctgagaatacattacataggatgaatAAACAATACACGAGCCACAGCTCAACACTACACTACTTGTCAAACAGAGGATTGATACTGTATACTCATTGTTGGATTGGGCGTGGGTGGCTTTTGGCCATTTCTTTGGATTCCTCATACTCATTGTTAGAAGAAAAAGTTTGTTCTAAatcggatgttaggtactataaccattccagtgttttaattgctatattgtatttacttcgccaccatggactttttttgccttcacctcacttgctcacattgtatatagacttatttttctactgtatcattgactgtatgtttgttttactccatgtgtaactctgtgttgttgtgtgtgtcgaactgctttgctttatcttggccaggtcgcaattgtaaatgagaacttgttctcaacttgcctacctggttaaataaaggtgaaataaaaattaataaaactatatttattgaatCCTATATGAATGTatatggccaatttgggtgcaatcaattaccttcatttttcaaattatatttcaacaaaataatgttgcagaaaTGCTACTCTTATCGGTTTCtaacagaaacaatttcagaacaatctgagacagTGGGTGTCCTGACTTGCTAAAATAAAATCAAACGACCCAGAGGCTTTTTGGAGATAACCTTTTCAAACATCCTGAGCCTACTAGATCTTCTTTGCTAGACAGTGGGTTTCCCGACCTGGATCATTAAGGGCAGAGGGACAGAATGAAACCTGATGCCCCAGATTTGGCTCAGCGATCTGGGGAAGGTTTGACGTAAGGCCTGGGCTGACCAAGCACACGTGTGTGAGATTTCATGTGTGAGTGCGTCCCTCACTCtctccagggtgtgtgtgtgtgtaggttacctCCACGCTGTCGTGGGTGGgcgaggaggaggtggaggagttcTCCCACTGTCTCCTGGTGGCGTTGCCCAGCTCGATAGTCCGTACCCGCTGGGCAAACTTCAGAGAGCACACCGACTCACTCATGTTGCTGACCAGGGGAGACACCTAGAGAAAATACCTTCTGATATTAGCCTGAAGTCTAGCATTGACAGCTTCAAGCATTGATCGTTTTATCATAGGCTAATATACAATTTAATTTGAAACCCCttactctctctacctccccaatccctccctctctcacctgcaCCATCATCAGGGTCTTGCTGTCCCCGCTCAGTGAGTCAGACAGCAGGTAGGTGAGCCGGGAGTTCCTGAAGGGCACGTGGGAGTGTCGGCTCCGTAGCGCATTGATAACGTCACCCAGGGCCGACAGGGACTTGTTGATGCACTGGGCCTCTCGCAGGCGGCTGCCCTCTGCCCCGGACTTAGCAATCCGCTCTGAGCCAGCCAGGTCAACCAGGTTCAGCTTACCTAGTAGAGGGTGTACAGAGATAAAATCCTGAAttagtctgtgtgtctgtctgtctgtctgagtatcTTGTGTGGGATGTCCGGTACAGGAATTGTGTGTGTACCTTGCGTGCGGTGCCCGGTGGAGGAGTTGACGCCTGCTACGGTGATGATGAGGAGGGCGTGAGAGCGGGAGCTGTGTTCATTCAGATTGGTGCAGGCTGTGGCCCTGTTCATGTGACCCAGCTCAAACACCTACACAGAGGGCACAggccaggggttagaggtcaagggTCATAGGAAGTGAATAACTGCTCTGTCATCTGCACAGGCACATGGCAGAACACACACAGGACCAGATTTAAATCATTAACACACAAACTAATCTGTAGACTAGAGAAAAATCCAGGCTTTGGCACATTCCACTCGTTCAGGGAACACAAGAGCTCTGACAGACATTTCAAGATGAGAACTCAGTCTCAGGCCTAAAGAACCGTGGGAGCCATCTTATTAACTGACACATGATTGTAAACAAAGCCCAATATCAGCTTTCTCTAAACCTCTATTTAATTGGAAAATAGTACTGAAGGAAAAGTACTGCTTTGGGGTTTAGGTAAGGAATACCATTTTGCACTTTGTGAATGGTAAGTAACACCATATAAACAAAATGTGATTCACTGATTGCAGATCAGAGCACAAAGCTACCTCACTAACCCAACGTCCTGTGGCAGGCATTAGTATAAGTGGCAGTAGTAGAATGGTGGCCTCACCCTGTTGATGTCCTCAGGGCTCTGGACAGTGAACTCCGTGAGGCCCGGCACATAGAGCTGACCACTACCGTCTGGGTTCATCTTGATGTCCAGCTTCTCACCCTGGTTGTCCCCCAAAAGGTTCCTACAGGAAACAGCAACACACTGTCACAAAGATGGTTCCCACTCAAATAAAAAGACCGTCTTAAAATGATACCCATACGGCACTACTTTGGGTGTATGGTGTCATTTCCTATGATATCCCCCAACAACATTcggcagatagagagatagatggatagctAGATAGATAGTTTTTGTTAATTTGAGCTATATATCTATCAAGATAATCTGTAGTCAACTCTCCAACTAAGTGGGGCCAAAACGGCTTTTCCCATGTGTTGTGCCATTCCACCCCTCCAATTCTCTTCTCGTGGTGAGTCCTGGTGTCACGCTTTGGCAGAAAGGACACACAGATGTTCAGAGATTACATAACAGAGAGACGGTGAGATAGACGGAggaaggggatagagggagaaaaagagggaggaagggaatagagggagggtggagaggagctCGTGTTGAAACAAATGAACCAAGGACGTTAAATATAATCCACTTTTATATAACTGCTGGCCCCATGCACTCAAATTgcttacacacatgcacacaggaaCTGTGTCAAAGACAGCTTAGGTATAAATCACAATGAAATAACGCTTCAGCCGTGATCTCAAAAAAGCCTTCTCATAAAAGGTACGTATTGTAACTACGTGACCCCTTGCTTCCCCTCTGTCATTGTGTAACCTCTGAGGCAAGGCCGCACCTGCACTCAAATCCAAACCTGCCCACCCTGTCTGACCTTACactgatgcgtgtgtgtgtgtcctcaccgtAGGGTCTCGTTGTAGATCTCCACCATGCTAACAGTGATCTTGAAGTCCCAGTCGGGCGCTTTCTCAGTCACCTCAGAGAACAGCAGTCTGAGAGCCCTCTGGTTAATGCCCGGGTCCTTGGCCACACCCTAAAGACATTTGCTATTAACAATCACTACAACACATCTCTTGATTtctatttaaccttaatttatctCCTGTGgtatgagagagaaggagagagagagcgaaagtaagtaagtgtgtgtgtgtgtgtgtattagcagCGAATACCTCCATGGTGTAGGTCTTTCCTGAGCCCGTCTGTCCGTAGGCGAAGATGCACACGTTAAAGCCATCAATACAGGACGTCACCAGGGACTGGACCTCCTGGAACACCTGGTTAGCCAATCAGAGAGGGACAGTTAGGATAACAGGTGTTGTGATTGGTGACAGTAAACCATTAGAATATATAGAGACAGCAACATCCTTTTGGTAAACCTCGATAATTTAAAAAAGGGGCTTCCTCTCATGTCATTTCCTTCATCTGTGCTGATGAGAAACATCATGTTGCTTTTACCTGTGGTTGCGTTTTCAGATCAGTAAAGATGAAGGCAAGGAAGCCACTTCAGACTATTGAGATGTACTCCAAGTCATGATGCTCTACTGACCTCTTCCTGTGTGGCCTGAGGGTGGAACACCTTGTCCAGTTCAAAGGTCATCAGTTTGACCTTGTTGGAAAGATAGAGAAGGGCATCGTCGTCTGGGTCAAAGCTGACCATGTTTTCGGCAGAATCATGCTCCCCCCGGCACACCGGCCGCACCCGACAGAACACCCTGATGTTACCTGGGAAGTGAAGGCAGAGGAGAGACACATAACAATACTGTTTTGGGACAACAAATGCAAAGATCCACTGCTTTTGAACAGAATTGATCTGTTATGTACACAGATGCACCTGTGGAATCAAATCAAgctttgtcacatgcaccgaatacagccttactgtgaaatgcttacttacaagcccttaactcttcttgatctgcactgttggttaagaaaacatttaccaaataaactaaagtaaaaaaataaataaaaagtaacactaaaataacaataacgtggctatatactggggtaccggtaccgagtcaatgtgctggggtacaggttagtcgaggtaatttgtacatgtaggtaggggtaaagtgcctatgcatagataataaacaacgagtagcaccagtgtaaaaacaaatgggtgggggtgtcaatgtaaatagtccgggtggccatttgattaattgttcagcaatcttatggcttgggggtagaagctgttaacttcttatggctgcaagggcagtattgagtagcttggatgaaaggtgcacagaggtgcccatagtaaactgcctgctcctcagtcccagttgctaatatatgcatagtattattcgtattggatagaaaacactctgaagtttctaaaactgtttgaattatgtctgtgagtataacagaactcatatggcaggcaaaaacctgagaagttccacttcctgtttgaattgtttctgaggtggcagattttcaaccaagctctcattgaaattacagcgagatattgatgagttttcacttcctacggcttccactagatgtcaatagaactttgtctgatgactctaatgtgaagggggccgaaggagacaggaatgagtaatcactgccacgagctgaccatgctttcacatgcgcgttcacatgaggaggacctccgttccaccgctcatctgaagtcaatctaattctccggttggaacgttattcaagatgtatgttaacaacattctaaagattgattcagtacatcgtttgacatgtttctactgactgttacggaacttttggacattgtcacgttatagtggacgcgctttgtgactttagaattgtttaccaaacacgctaaccaaagtagctaattggacataaataacgaacattatcgaacaaatcaagcatttattgtggacctgggattcctaggactgcattctgatgaagttcatcaaaggtaaggaaacatttatcatgtattttctggtttctgttgaccccaacattcctatagtccacaatcatcttctttgtcttgatcacgttgagggagaggttgttgtcattgcACCACAGATGCAGAAGTGTTGTTACCTacgcttaccacctgggggtggcccgtcaggaagtccaggatccagttgcagagggaggcatttagtcacagggtccttagcatagtgatgagctttgagggcactatggtgttgaatgctgagctgtagtcaatgaagagcattctcacataggtgtaccTTTTGTCCATGTGTCTAAGGgccgtgtggagtgcaatagagattgcatcctctgtggatctgttggggcggtatgcgcaCATTGGTGTGGgtgtagggtttctgggataatggtgttgatgtgagccataaccagcctttcaaagcacttcatggctacagatgtgagtgctacgggtcggtagtcatttaggcaggttaccttcatgttcttgggcacagggactatggtggtctgcttgaaacatgtaggtattacactCGGTCaagaagaggttgaaaatgtcagtgaacacacttgccagttggtcaccgCATGCTCGGTGTACCTGTcctagtaatccgtctggcccagcagctttgtgaatgttgacctgtttaaaggtcttgctaacatcggctactgagagcgtgatcacacagtcatccggaacagctggtgctctcatgtatgcttcagtgttgcttgcctcgaagtgagcataaaaggcattttgctcgtctggtaggctcgagtCACTGGGCAGcccgtggctgggtttccctttgtagtcggtAGTATTCAAGCCCTGCCATATCTGACGAGCCTCACAGcctgtgtagtaggattcaatcttcatcctgtattgacgctttgcctgtttgatggttcgtctgagggggtagcgggatttcttataagcgtccggattggtgtcccgctccttgaaagcggcagctctagcctttagctcgatgtggatgttgcctgtaatccatggcttctggttgggatatgtacgtacggtcactgtggggagcgtcgatgcacttattgataaagccgatgactgaggtggtacacACCTCGATGCCATTTGATGAATCGCGGAacacattccagtctgtgctagcaaaacttgCGAATCTACTGGatgtacacactatacactagctAGTATGAACAGctgatatcacacacacacacagctctcagaATGCACGATCAAGGGGTCGTACCTTTGATGCGCACCAACTCGTTGTGGCATTTCTTCCtcaggttcatctctctcttgTACTTCCTCAGCAGCTCTTGGTTGGCACTGCTCACCTCGCCTATCACCTGGCAGATCTCCTGCTTGGCTTCGGTGATGGCCTTCTCCAGCATGAAGGGGAAGTCCTGAACCTGTCTCTTCAGACAGTTGTAGTCACAGGTGAGAGTACGCAGGGCTGGCTGCAGGGTCAAAAGGTTCATACGCACACCTGGGGACAggtagggacacacacacacatttgttacaTCAGTAAATAACGACAAAAAACAGAGCACACAAACATTCCTGGGTAATATTCATTAGGAAGGACAGCAAAATTGAA
It encodes the following:
- the LOC139576283 gene encoding kinesin-like protein KIFC3 isoform X1 — protein: MFGTRKTWELGHAPCLQELWKKDVSLDGSSVDFLMTDGEEDCSFLSLPAAAFPQRTALTTTDQLETSQHNHDQQLLIQTLQEKVCEFQARLRREEASRCLQLQRLQQSHEQSLQEKTNVIHTLQEELHTALPNGVRAVQRLGEPQEHQQHSNHLVQEGEQLISGLRTQVGELEEKLLYQTQEVERLRSELGATDLEKHLELLVVENERLKQELKACKTSLLQEAPPPACTATDCPHSQDAEALREAVSRWESQARPRQKRLAELEQQVLEKASRVETLSRQLEESKRHAGEMQRQLEESKCQQGEVEQQLSVRLRDCEEELARQAARPHQVKYVTETVEVESSESQQAVAEAQAKSAALQEQLSLQRQLLRELETQLHDSQRTSTQLRAQILVYEGEMERAQGQLEAEMQNLEEEKNRVIEEAFIRAESEMKAVHENLAGVRMNLLTLQPALRTLTCDYNCLKRQVQDFPFMLEKAITEAKQEICQVIGEVSSANQELLRKYKREMNLRKKCHNELVRIKGNIRVFCRVRPVCRGEHDSAENMVSFDPDDDALLYLSNKVKLMTFELDKVFHPQATQEEVFQEVQSLVTSCIDGFNVCIFAYGQTGSGKTYTMEGVAKDPGINQRALRLLFSEVTEKAPDWDFKITVSMVEIYNETLRNLLGDNQGEKLDIKMNPDGSGQLYVPGLTEFTVQSPEDINRVFELGHMNRATACTNLNEHSSRSHALLIITVAGVNSSTGHRTQGKLNLVDLAGSERIAKSGAEGSRLREAQCINKSLSALGDVINALRSRHSHVPFRNSRLTYLLSDSLSGDSKTLMMVQVSPLVSNMSESVCSLKFAQRVRTIELGNATRRQWENSSTSSSPTHDSVELDSPPVTPVPLPISRASSAGSTLSASSKTPTTRRRSQSQLSTDRLLGRASPLVGDGGQDD
- the LOC139576283 gene encoding kinesin-like protein KIFC3 isoform X2 — encoded protein: MFGTRKTWELGHAPCLQELWKKDVSLDGSSVDFLMTDGEEDCSFLSLPAAAFPQRTALTTTDQLETSQHNHDQQLLIQTLQEKVCEFQARLRREEASRCLQLQRLQQSHEQSLQEKTNVIHTLQEELHTALPNGVRAVQRLGEPQEHQQHSNHLVQEGEQLISGLRTQVGELEEKLLYQTQEVERLRSELGATDLEKHLELLVVENERLKQELKACKTSLLQEAPPPACTATDCPHSQDAEALREAVSRWESQARPRQKRLAELEQQVLEKASRVETLSRQLEESKRHAGEMQRQLEESKCQQGEVEQQLSVRLRDCEEELARQAARPHQVKYVTETVEVESSESQQAVAEAQAKSAALQEQLSLQRQLLRELETQLHDSQRTSTQLRAQILVYEGEMERAQGQLEAEMQNLEEEKNRVIEEAFIRAESEMKAVHENLAGVRMNLLTLQPALRTLTCDYNCLKRQVQDFPFMLEKAITEAKQEICQVIGEVSSANQELLRKYKREMNLRKKCHNELVRIKGNIRVFCRVRPVCRGEHDSAENMVSFDPDDDALLYLSNKVKLMTFELDKVFHPQATQEEVFQEVQSLVTSCIDGFNVCIFAYGQTGSGKTYTMEGVAKDPGINQRALRLLFSEVTEKAPDWDFKITVSMVEIYNETLRNLLGDNQGEKLDIKMNPDGSGQLYVPGLTEFTVQSPEDINRVFELGHMNRATACTNLNEHSSRSHALLIITVAGVNSSTGHRTQGKLNLVDLAGSERIAKSGAEGSRLREAQCINKSLSALGDVINALRSRHSHVPFRNSRLTYLLSDSLSGDSKTLMMVQVSPLVSNMSESVCSLKFAQRVRTIELGNATRRQWENSSTSSSPTHDSVELDSPPVTPVPLPISRASSAGSTLSASSKTPTTRRRSQSQLSTGRLKLSV
- the LOC139576283 gene encoding kinesin-like protein KIFC3 isoform X3; the protein is MTDGEEDCSFLSLPAAAFPQRTALTTTDQLETSQHNHDQQLLIQTLQEKVCEFQARLRREEASRCLQLQRLQQSHEQSLQEKTNVIHTLQEELHTALPNGVRAVQRLGEPQEHQQHSNHLVQEGEQLISGLRTQVGELEEKLLYQTQEVERLRSELGATDLEKHLELLVVENERLKQELKACKTSLLQEAPPPACTATDCPHSQDAEALREAVSRWESQARPRQKRLAELEQQVLEKASRVETLSRQLEESKRHAGEMQRQLEESKCQQGEVEQQLSVRLRDCEEELARQAARPHQVKYVTETVEVESSESQQAVAEAQAKSAALQEQLSLQRQLLRELETQLHDSQRTSTQLRAQILVYEGEMERAQGQLEAEMQNLEEEKNRVIEEAFIRAESEMKAVHENLAGVRMNLLTLQPALRTLTCDYNCLKRQVQDFPFMLEKAITEAKQEICQVIGEVSSANQELLRKYKREMNLRKKCHNELVRIKGNIRVFCRVRPVCRGEHDSAENMVSFDPDDDALLYLSNKVKLMTFELDKVFHPQATQEEVFQEVQSLVTSCIDGFNVCIFAYGQTGSGKTYTMEGVAKDPGINQRALRLLFSEVTEKAPDWDFKITVSMVEIYNETLRNLLGDNQGEKLDIKMNPDGSGQLYVPGLTEFTVQSPEDINRVFELGHMNRATACTNLNEHSSRSHALLIITVAGVNSSTGHRTQGKLNLVDLAGSERIAKSGAEGSRLREAQCINKSLSALGDVINALRSRHSHVPFRNSRLTYLLSDSLSGDSKTLMMVQVSPLVSNMSESVCSLKFAQRVRTIELGNATRRQWENSSTSSSPTHDSVELDSPPVTPVPLPISRASSAGSTLSASSKTPTTRRRSQSQLSTDRLLGRASPLVGDGGQDD